In a genomic window of Erinaceus europaeus chromosome 12, mEriEur2.1, whole genome shotgun sequence:
- the GSDMA gene encoding gasdermin-A isoform X3 has translation MTLFENVTRALTKQLNPRGDLTPLDSLIDFQHFHPFCLVLRKRKSTLFWGARYIRTDYNLLDMLEPGSSPADPTDSGKFRFKNMLDARVEGDVDMPRTVKVMGTAGVSRSSTLEVQTLSVAPKALETLQQGRKLTAEHPFLKEMRNRGENLYVVMEVVETVQEVTLERAGKAEGNFSLPFFAPLGLQGSINHKEAITIPKGCILAFRVRQLMVKGKDEWEIPHIYNDSMQTFPPGEKPEEEKFIWEAHEDFKTLKEEVQRETQEVEKLSHAGKSSLLSSLSKLLGKRKELQDLELEIEGTLDKGHEVSLEALPKDVLLSKEALGAVLYFLGALTELSEAQQKLLVKSMEKKILPVQLKLVENTMERNFLHDKEGVFPLQPELLSSLGEEELTLTEALVGLSGLEVQRSGPQYTWDPDTLPHLCALYAGLSFLQLLTKAS, from the exons ATGACCTTGTTTGAAAATGTCACTCGGGCCCTGACCAAACAGCTAAACCCTCGGGGAGACTTGACACCCCTGGACAGCCTCATCGACTTCCAGCACTTCCATCCCTTTTGCCTGGTGCTAAGGAAAAGGAAGAGCACGCTCTTCTGGGGCGCCCGATACATCCGCACTGACTACAACCTCCTGGACATGCTGGAGCCAGGCAGCTCGCCTGCAG ATCCAACGGACTCAGGAAAGTTCAGATTTAAGAACATGCTGGATGCCCGAGTGGAGGGAGATGTGGATATGCCAAGGACAGTCAAGGTGATGGGGACTGCAGGGGTGTCCCGGAGTAGCACCCTGGAGGTCCAGACACTCAGTGTGGCTCCCAAGGCCCTGGAGACCTTGCAACAGGGAAG GAAGCTGACAGCAGAGCACCCATTCCTGAAGGAGATGCGGAACCGGGGGGAGAACCTGTACGTGGTGATGGAGGTGGTGGAGACAGTGCAGGAGGTCACGCTGGAGAGGGCTGGCAAAGCAGAGGGCAACTTCTCCCTCCCATTCTTTGCCCCATTGGGATTACAG GGATCCATAAACCACAAGGAGGCCATAACCATCCCCAAGGGCTGCATCCTGGCCTTCCGAGTGAGACAGCTGATGGTCAAAGGCAAAGATGAATGGG AGATCCCACACATCTACAATGACAGTATGCAAACCTTCCCTCCCGGAG AAAAGCCAGAAGAGGAGAAGTTCATTT GGGAAGCGCATGAGGACTTCAAAACACTGAAAGAAGAGGTTCAAAGAGAGACCCAAGAAGTGGAAAAACTGAGCCATGCAGGGAAAAGCTCCCTGCTCAGCTCACTCAGCAAACTTCTAGGGAAGAGAAAGGAGCTACAAGACCTGGAGCTGGAG ATCGAAGGAACTCTAGACAAAGGGCATGAAGTTAGCCTGGAGGCACTCCCAAAAGATGTCCTACTCTCAAAGGAAGCTCTGGGTGCTGTCCTCTATTTCCTTGGTGCCCTAACAG agCTAAGTGAAGCCCAACAGAAACTGCTGGTAAAATCCATGGAGAAAAAGATCCTACCTGTGCAACTAAAGTTG GTGGAGAATACAATGGAACGGAACTTCCTACATGATAAAGAAGGCGTTTTCCCCCTGCAACCCGAGCTGCTCTCCTCTCTGGGAGAAGAAGAACTGACCCTGACAGAGGCTTTGGTGGGGCTGAGTGGCCTGGAAGTGCAGAGATCAGGACCCCAGTACACGTGGGACCCAGATACCCTCCCACACCTCTGTGCCCTTTATGCTGGCCTCTCCTTCTTACAGCTGCTGACCAAGGCATCCTAA
- the GSDMA gene encoding gasdermin-A isoform X2: MTLFENVTRALTKQLNPRGDLTPLDSLIDFQHFHPFCLVLRKRKSTLFWGARYIRTDYNLLDMLEPGSSPADPTDSGKFRFKNMLDARVEGDVDMPRTVKVMGTAGVSRSSTLEVQTLSVAPKALETLQQGRKLTAEHPFLKEMRNRGENLYVVMEVVETVQEVTLERAGKAEGNFSLPFFAPLGLQGSINHKEAITIPKGCILAFRVRQLMVKGKDEWEIPHIYNDSMQTFPPGEKPEEEKFIFVQASDVGEAHEDFKTLKEEVQRETQEVEKLSHAGKSSLLSSLSKLLGKRKELQDLELEIEGTLDKGHEVSLEALPKDVLLSKEALGAVLYFLGALTELSEAQQKLLVKSMEKKILPVQLKLVENTMERNFLHDKEGVFPLQPELLSSLGEEELTLTEALVGLSGLEVQRSGPQYTWDPDTLPHLCALYAGLSFLQLLTKAS; this comes from the exons ATGACCTTGTTTGAAAATGTCACTCGGGCCCTGACCAAACAGCTAAACCCTCGGGGAGACTTGACACCCCTGGACAGCCTCATCGACTTCCAGCACTTCCATCCCTTTTGCCTGGTGCTAAGGAAAAGGAAGAGCACGCTCTTCTGGGGCGCCCGATACATCCGCACTGACTACAACCTCCTGGACATGCTGGAGCCAGGCAGCTCGCCTGCAG ATCCAACGGACTCAGGAAAGTTCAGATTTAAGAACATGCTGGATGCCCGAGTGGAGGGAGATGTGGATATGCCAAGGACAGTCAAGGTGATGGGGACTGCAGGGGTGTCCCGGAGTAGCACCCTGGAGGTCCAGACACTCAGTGTGGCTCCCAAGGCCCTGGAGACCTTGCAACAGGGAAG GAAGCTGACAGCAGAGCACCCATTCCTGAAGGAGATGCGGAACCGGGGGGAGAACCTGTACGTGGTGATGGAGGTGGTGGAGACAGTGCAGGAGGTCACGCTGGAGAGGGCTGGCAAAGCAGAGGGCAACTTCTCCCTCCCATTCTTTGCCCCATTGGGATTACAG GGATCCATAAACCACAAGGAGGCCATAACCATCCCCAAGGGCTGCATCCTGGCCTTCCGAGTGAGACAGCTGATGGTCAAAGGCAAAGATGAATGGG AGATCCCACACATCTACAATGACAGTATGCAAACCTTCCCTCCCGGAG AAAAGCCAGAAGAGGAGAAGTTCATTT tTGTCCAGGCATCTGACGTTG GGGAAGCGCATGAGGACTTCAAAACACTGAAAGAAGAGGTTCAAAGAGAGACCCAAGAAGTGGAAAAACTGAGCCATGCAGGGAAAAGCTCCCTGCTCAGCTCACTCAGCAAACTTCTAGGGAAGAGAAAGGAGCTACAAGACCTGGAGCTGGAG ATCGAAGGAACTCTAGACAAAGGGCATGAAGTTAGCCTGGAGGCACTCCCAAAAGATGTCCTACTCTCAAAGGAAGCTCTGGGTGCTGTCCTCTATTTCCTTGGTGCCCTAACAG agCTAAGTGAAGCCCAACAGAAACTGCTGGTAAAATCCATGGAGAAAAAGATCCTACCTGTGCAACTAAAGTTG GTGGAGAATACAATGGAACGGAACTTCCTACATGATAAAGAAGGCGTTTTCCCCCTGCAACCCGAGCTGCTCTCCTCTCTGGGAGAAGAAGAACTGACCCTGACAGAGGCTTTGGTGGGGCTGAGTGGCCTGGAAGTGCAGAGATCAGGACCCCAGTACACGTGGGACCCAGATACCCTCCCACACCTCTGTGCCCTTTATGCTGGCCTCTCCTTCTTACAGCTGCTGACCAAGGCATCCTAA
- the GSDMA gene encoding gasdermin-A isoform X1, whose product MTLFENVTRALTKQLNPRGDLTPLDSLIDFQHFHPFCLVLRKRKSTLFWGARYIRTDYNLLDMLEPGSSPADPTDSGKFRFKNMLDARVEGDVDMPRTVKVMGTAGVSRSSTLEVQTLSVAPKALETLQQGRKLTAEHPFLKEMRNRGENLYVVMEVVETVQEVTLERAGKAEGNFSLPFFAPLGLQGSINHKEAITIPKGCILAFRVRQLMVKGKDEWEIPHIYNDSMQTFPPGEKPEEEKFIFVQASDVGMEFWEAHEDFKTLKEEVQRETQEVEKLSHAGKSSLLSSLSKLLGKRKELQDLELEIEGTLDKGHEVSLEALPKDVLLSKEALGAVLYFLGALTELSEAQQKLLVKSMEKKILPVQLKLVENTMERNFLHDKEGVFPLQPELLSSLGEEELTLTEALVGLSGLEVQRSGPQYTWDPDTLPHLCALYAGLSFLQLLTKAS is encoded by the exons ATGACCTTGTTTGAAAATGTCACTCGGGCCCTGACCAAACAGCTAAACCCTCGGGGAGACTTGACACCCCTGGACAGCCTCATCGACTTCCAGCACTTCCATCCCTTTTGCCTGGTGCTAAGGAAAAGGAAGAGCACGCTCTTCTGGGGCGCCCGATACATCCGCACTGACTACAACCTCCTGGACATGCTGGAGCCAGGCAGCTCGCCTGCAG ATCCAACGGACTCAGGAAAGTTCAGATTTAAGAACATGCTGGATGCCCGAGTGGAGGGAGATGTGGATATGCCAAGGACAGTCAAGGTGATGGGGACTGCAGGGGTGTCCCGGAGTAGCACCCTGGAGGTCCAGACACTCAGTGTGGCTCCCAAGGCCCTGGAGACCTTGCAACAGGGAAG GAAGCTGACAGCAGAGCACCCATTCCTGAAGGAGATGCGGAACCGGGGGGAGAACCTGTACGTGGTGATGGAGGTGGTGGAGACAGTGCAGGAGGTCACGCTGGAGAGGGCTGGCAAAGCAGAGGGCAACTTCTCCCTCCCATTCTTTGCCCCATTGGGATTACAG GGATCCATAAACCACAAGGAGGCCATAACCATCCCCAAGGGCTGCATCCTGGCCTTCCGAGTGAGACAGCTGATGGTCAAAGGCAAAGATGAATGGG AGATCCCACACATCTACAATGACAGTATGCAAACCTTCCCTCCCGGAG AAAAGCCAGAAGAGGAGAAGTTCATTT tTGTCCAGGCATCTGACGTTGGTATGGAATTTT GGGAAGCGCATGAGGACTTCAAAACACTGAAAGAAGAGGTTCAAAGAGAGACCCAAGAAGTGGAAAAACTGAGCCATGCAGGGAAAAGCTCCCTGCTCAGCTCACTCAGCAAACTTCTAGGGAAGAGAAAGGAGCTACAAGACCTGGAGCTGGAG ATCGAAGGAACTCTAGACAAAGGGCATGAAGTTAGCCTGGAGGCACTCCCAAAAGATGTCCTACTCTCAAAGGAAGCTCTGGGTGCTGTCCTCTATTTCCTTGGTGCCCTAACAG agCTAAGTGAAGCCCAACAGAAACTGCTGGTAAAATCCATGGAGAAAAAGATCCTACCTGTGCAACTAAAGTTG GTGGAGAATACAATGGAACGGAACTTCCTACATGATAAAGAAGGCGTTTTCCCCCTGCAACCCGAGCTGCTCTCCTCTCTGGGAGAAGAAGAACTGACCCTGACAGAGGCTTTGGTGGGGCTGAGTGGCCTGGAAGTGCAGAGATCAGGACCCCAGTACACGTGGGACCCAGATACCCTCCCACACCTCTGTGCCCTTTATGCTGGCCTCTCCTTCTTACAGCTGCTGACCAAGGCATCCTAA